Proteins encoded by one window of Aphis gossypii isolate Hap1 chromosome X, ASM2018417v2, whole genome shotgun sequence:
- the LOC114125750 gene encoding uncharacterized protein LOC114125750: MDMDYNTNVYGDYYSINDLEPLCTTMSQHVNNALSVESGFMENNWQDNQKIQMQNQVNIWNSMMYRYWKLQSQQHLIPHYRNAWFRRMSYEVNPASHSDTNDAQASYTNIVQSHTLDPSHTFASSLKSTEESLMTKR, encoded by the exons ATGGATATGGATTATAATACCAACGTTTATGGAGATTACTACAGCATCAacg acttaGAACCATTATGCACTACGATGTCGCAACACGTCAATAATGCATTGTCGGTTGAGAGTGGTTTTATGGAGAACAATTGGCAGGACaaccaaaaaatacaaatgcaGAACCAAGTTAATATTTGGAATAGTATGATGTACAGATACTGGAAATTACAAAGTCAACAACATCTGATACCGCATTACCGGAATGCTTGGTTTAGACGTATGTCATACGAAGTCAATCCTGCCTCACACTCCG ATACAAATGATGCACAAGCCTCGTATACGAATATTGTTCAATCGCATACACTCGATCCATCCCACACGTTCGCCTCATCCCTTAAATCTACTGAAGAGTCGTTGA TGACCAAGCGATAA